The Mycolicibacterium fluoranthenivorans genomic interval CCAGATCCGTAAAAGCTGTCTATTTGGTCCAGATCGGGTGCCAGAAGAGAGACCCACTGCAGAGCAGCGGCTCGCGGACTCTCAACCGGGGAACTTGATCCTCGTGCATGATTGCGGCCAACTATCGTGCTGTCCACAATATCGACCACGACCTTCTGCAAATCCAGCTGGAGTACCCAGCGCTGAACATTCGCACCCGTTTTCGACTCGAGGGCGAACGATTTACTAGAAGTGATTTGTCGCCCATCGAGAAAGGTCTGGGGTTCGCGGCTGGCGAGTGCATTTCGGAATCCCGCCAGATCGCGGTCACGAAGTGGCGGGGGCATTGCCTCATAGTGTTCACTCCCCAGCGCCAAATCCACGCACCTGTCGGCCATTCCCTCGATGTAGCGCCGATCTTGGACCGCAATTCCCATGTTCCCCAACCATTTTGGGCCGTGCAAGGCTCCTAAAAGTCCCGCCGTCATGGATGCCAGTGTGTCGGAGTCTGCGTTCCGAAGGAACGCGGCACCCACGAGGCCGCTTATCGGTCGGGGTGCTGTCCGCGAGGCTAGGTAGACAGCGCCGACACACGATCTAGTGCCTGCTCCGTTTACTCGCTTGTCGAAGCAACCCAGACCACTGAGCACGTCAACATCGTTGCCTAGAACACCCGACTCGATACCTCGTTGAGCTAGGGACAGAAGTTCGCGGGTTTCGTCGACAGCAGTTCGCCACCACTCAAGTACGTCAGCCTGGAACTGCGATGCCGCCTTCACCCACCCCTCGGGCAGGGCGTCCATTGCCAGTTCGGCATCTTGCCAGGATGTGTCTTCAACCAACTCTGTTGCCAGAGAACCATATTCAAGAGGCCCATCGATTGTTAGGAGTTTGTGAAGAGCCACCGCGTACGCAGCTGCTCCGACCAGCGCCCGAGGATGACCGTGCGTAGCAACTCCATCTTTGATGACGCGCCCGACGAGTTCGAGTCTGTCCAGCGTTCCGCATGAGACCGCGTGCGGAGCAATTCGCATTGCAACGCCGTTACCTCCCGCGGAAAAATACCGCTGCTGTGCCTTCTGTGACTTCTCAGAGGTGCCGCCTTCCCATGGCGCGCTCCCTGCTGCCCAACTACGGCAAGCACGCAAAGTCGAAGCGCCTGCGCCGCGCTGGTACAACAAGAAGAGAGGCAACTCGGTCCTGGTTAACGTAGCGAACCAGTCTGGGGTCTGAAGGGCGCGAGCCACAGCTAGGATCAGTTGAGTGTCATCGCTGTACTCACCAGCGGAGATCGGGTCCAAATATCGTCGATACTGCCCTCCGTTGTAACGAACCCAGTCTTGAAATTCGGGCTTTGGGTCAACCTGTCGATTACTCTGCCCCCCAACAAATCCCGAGTTCTGCTCCTGTGGCCACCCAAGTGCATCACCCACAGCTGCGCCCAGGAACACACCGCGTGAGCACGCTCCTAGGTTGGCGATCGTTGGTTTCAACTTTCGACCGCCTGCGGAGACCAAGGTTCTTCCGTGACGGCGGGAGACCCATAGCGCAGGCTCGCCGACAAACCATCCCGATCAAACATCACCGGCGCTATCAGCCAGTCCAATCCGTCTGGATTCAGCCCGCCAATCGCTAGGCGCGCGTACTCATTGCCGGCCGCATCAGCTGACGGAGCGACGATCGCGATTAGGTCTGACAACGGAATAGGACCTGGTATCAGCGCTTCTGCCTGAAGATCGGTAGCCGCACGTGGGTGGTGGCGTTGCCCGCGCGTGAATCCCGATGGGGTCGAACTGCTGAAACAAGCCTGCAGCGCCGCAGGCCCCTCCTTCGCGTACGCACCTCTCCCCGTCGCAGCATTGCAAGGGGAGAACAAGACTCCCGAACGCTCAAGCACACGAACCTGAATGAGCAAACACACCCAGTCTGGAAAACGGGAGTATTGCGGCTTCTTGCGAGCGCGACTGAGGTAGTACCCGTTCGGGTACGTGAAGCTGACACACGTCTTGTCTGGGTGCCGGTCGAACCGCTCCAGATCGGTGGGAGCAAAGTATTCAGACGCACGGTCCGCTAAGTCTTTGCTACTCCGGATCTGCCCATCTTGAATGATGTGAAATAAATTCTTCGATGGAGTGAAATGAGCTACTCGTTTTAGCTGCAACCAATTGAGCGTATCCACAATACTGTTCGTCACTGGGCCACCTCCGCCCAAAGTCCAGGCTCTCGCGGCAGGAGCGGCGAGAGCGCGCTCGTGTAGGTCACGAGCAATTCAGCCTTCGCGCGGGTAACCGCCACATACAGGGACTTTCCGTCGCGGCTTGATGCATCAGTCAGACCGAGGGTGTTAACCACTTCCTGATTGGGCAATCGATCGCTATCCGCAAACGGCAGGATCACGACATCGAACTCTAGTCCCTTCGCGGAATGGTATGTGCCGTAATAGATGCCAGGGGATGGATCCCACCACTCCGACGGAGACTCCTTCAGTCTTCGGATTCCGGGGACGCCGGCAACAGCCCGCGAAGCATCCTCCAGCGTGCGCGCCAAAACTCCGACGGTTCCAACCGCGGATTGATTCACAGCAACGCGCTGTACCTCCGAAATCTCGGCTGCCCGGTCTCGACACTTCAGCAACGTGGGAATAGTGCCGTCAGCGGCAGGCTCCACCGGAACGACAAGGTCGTCAACTCCTGCCGCAGCCATGTGCGGCATCGTGCTCATCGCGATCGCGACGCGGGCAATCTGGGTAGTGTTTCGCAAGTTGTCCGCGAACCTATCGACCGAGCCAACTCGCAAACCGCATCTGCGCCAAGACAGTCCCTGCCCATAGATTTGCTGGTGATAGTCGCCAAAAAAGCACACAGTCCCGCCGGGTTGCACTGCCGC includes:
- a CDS encoding DarT ssDNA thymidine ADP-ribosyltransferase family protein, which codes for MTNSIVDTLNWLQLKRVAHFTPSKNLFHIIQDGQIRSSKDLADRASEYFAPTDLERFDRHPDKTCVSFTYPNGYYLSRARKKPQYSRFPDWVCLLIQVRVLERSGVLFSPCNAATGRGAYAKEGPAALQACFSSSTPSGFTRGQRHHPRAATDLQAEALIPGPIPLSDLIAIVAPSADAAGNEYARLAIGGLNPDGLDWLIAPVMFDRDGLSASLRYGSPAVTEEPWSPQAVES
- a CDS encoding ADP-ribosylglycohydrolase family protein; protein product: MFLGAAVGDALGWPQEQNSGFVGGQSNRQVDPKPEFQDWVRYNGGQYRRYLDPISAGEYSDDTQLILAVARALQTPDWFATLTRTELPLFLLYQRGAGASTLRACRSWAAGSAPWEGGTSEKSQKAQQRYFSAGGNGVAMRIAPHAVSCGTLDRLELVGRVIKDGVATHGHPRALVGAAAYAVALHKLLTIDGPLEYGSLATELVEDTSWQDAELAMDALPEGWVKAASQFQADVLEWWRTAVDETRELLSLAQRGIESGVLGNDVDVLSGLGCFDKRVNGAGTRSCVGAVYLASRTAPRPISGLVGAAFLRNADSDTLASMTAGLLGALHGPKWLGNMGIAVQDRRYIEGMADRCVDLALGSEHYEAMPPPLRDRDLAGFRNALASREPQTFLDGRQITSSKSFALESKTGANVQRWVLQLDLQKVVVDIVDSTIVGRNHARGSSSPVESPRAAALQWVSLLAPDLDQIDSFYGSGGLGLDTFRPSSNELYIGRFLRFVFLAGYKDDSGAHRPVLLNIEVNDFDAVVNRVGAEAADHSSARVKDPVGNDIWITRTR